From Micromonospora nigra, one genomic window encodes:
- a CDS encoding DUF397 domain-containing protein, whose amino-acid sequence MDMTDARWRTATRSSNNGGACVEVADNLPGRVLVRDSKDRDGGALTFAPDAWRAFVAATPRHAP is encoded by the coding sequence ATGGACATGACCGACGCGCGCTGGCGCACCGCCACCCGCAGCAGCAACAACGGTGGCGCGTGCGTCGAGGTGGCCGACAACCTGCCCGGCCGGGTGCTGGTGCGCGACAGCAAGGACCGCGACGGCGGTGCCCTCACGTTCGCCCCCGACGCGTGGCGGGCCTTCGTCGCCGCCACCCCGCGCCACGCGCCCTGA
- a CDS encoding metallopeptidase family protein — MTSPENRRPGPGRRTHRDRHGRGLRGRLVPATVPLARTKAEIFDDLVLDTVETLERRFAKELAGVEFAVEDVPPDLNVYDSDVLEDGEVPLARLLPGRPGRQEVPPRIVLYRRPLEFRAMDREDLADLVHDVIIEQVANLLGVDPDELA; from the coding sequence ATGACAAGCCCGGAGAACCGCCGACCCGGCCCCGGCCGGCGGACGCACCGCGACCGCCACGGGCGCGGCCTGCGCGGGCGGCTGGTGCCGGCAACCGTGCCGCTGGCGCGGACCAAGGCGGAGATCTTCGACGACCTCGTGCTGGACACGGTCGAGACCCTGGAGCGCCGCTTCGCCAAGGAGTTGGCCGGGGTCGAGTTCGCGGTGGAGGACGTGCCGCCCGACCTGAACGTCTACGACTCCGACGTGCTGGAGGACGGCGAGGTGCCGTTGGCCCGGCTGCTGCCCGGCCGTCCGGGTCGTCAGGAGGTGCCGCCCCGGATCGTGCTCTACCGCCGGCCGTTGGAGTTCCGCGCGATGGACCGTGAGGACCTCGCCGACCTGGTGCACGACGTGATCATCGAGCAGGTCGCGAACCTGCTGGGGGTGGACCCCGACGAGCTGGCCTGA
- a CDS encoding bifunctional FO biosynthesis protein CofGH has product MVDRTESGPGEAGLRRALRRAAAGRALDVDEATALLAARGGALAELLAVAGAVRDAGLRDAGRPGVVTYSKKVFVPLTRLCRDRCHYCTFATVPHRLPAAFLEQDEVLAMARRGAELGCKEALFTLGDRPEQRWPAARRWLDERGYDSTLDYLRACAVAVLEETGLLPHLNPGVLSWSELHRLKPVAPSMGMMLETTASRLWSEPGGPHFGSPDKEPAVRLRVLDDAGRVNVPFTTGILIGIGETPAERVDALFAIRRAQREYGHLQEVIVQNFRAKPDTAMRGMPDAELHDLAATVAVARLLLGPGARIQAPPNLIAGEYDLLLRAGIDDWGGVSPLTPDHVNPERPWPQLDELAAHTARAGFTLRERLTVYPEYVRAGDPWLDHRLLPHVTALADPRTGLAVESARPEGRPWQEPDETYGGRVDLHATIDTTGRTGDRRGDFDHVYGDWSVVAGAVPAPAGGGRPSTPGTGDADLRAGLRLAASDPAALLEPRHAEAALALFGAAGPALDELCRVADDLRRDAVGDDVTYVVNRNINFSNVCYVGCRFCAFAQRERDADAYRLSVEQVADRAQEAWAAGATEVCLQGGIDPKLPVTVYADIVRAVKARVPGMHVHAFSPMEIATAAAKAGVGVREWLAGLREAGLDTIPGTAAEILDDEVRWVLTKGKLPTAAWVEVVTAAHELGIRSSSTMMYGHVDHPGQWLAHFRVLAGVQDRTGGFTEFVALPFVHTNAPIYLAGIARPGPTWRENRVVHAMARVLLHGRIDNIQCSWVKLGDEGTVAMLRGGCNDLGGTLMEETISRMAGSGNGSARTEEQLRSIAVAAGRPARRRTTAYGHIGA; this is encoded by the coding sequence ATGGTTGATCGCACCGAGTCCGGACCGGGCGAGGCGGGGCTGCGGCGGGCGTTGCGGCGGGCCGCAGCGGGGCGGGCGCTCGACGTCGACGAGGCCACGGCGCTGCTGGCCGCCCGGGGCGGGGCTCTGGCCGAGCTGCTCGCCGTCGCCGGGGCGGTCCGTGACGCGGGCCTGCGCGACGCGGGTCGGCCGGGCGTGGTCACGTACTCGAAGAAGGTCTTCGTCCCGCTGACCCGGTTGTGCCGGGACCGCTGCCACTACTGCACGTTCGCCACCGTGCCGCACCGGTTGCCGGCAGCCTTCCTCGAACAGGACGAGGTGCTGGCCATGGCCCGCCGGGGCGCCGAGCTGGGCTGCAAGGAGGCCCTGTTCACCCTCGGCGACCGGCCGGAACAGCGCTGGCCGGCGGCCCGCCGGTGGCTCGACGAGCGCGGCTACGACTCCACCCTGGACTATCTGCGCGCCTGCGCGGTCGCGGTGCTGGAGGAGACCGGCCTGCTGCCGCACCTCAACCCGGGTGTGCTGTCGTGGTCGGAGCTGCACCGGCTCAAGCCGGTCGCGCCGAGCATGGGAATGATGCTGGAGACCACCGCCAGCCGACTCTGGTCGGAGCCGGGCGGCCCGCACTTCGGCTCACCGGACAAGGAACCGGCGGTCCGGCTGCGGGTGCTCGACGACGCCGGCCGGGTGAACGTGCCGTTCACCACCGGCATCCTGATCGGTATCGGCGAGACCCCCGCCGAACGGGTCGACGCGCTGTTCGCGATCCGGCGGGCGCAGCGGGAGTACGGCCACCTCCAGGAGGTGATCGTGCAGAACTTCCGCGCCAAACCGGACACGGCGATGCGCGGCATGCCCGACGCCGAGCTGCACGACCTCGCCGCCACCGTGGCGGTGGCCCGGCTGCTGTTGGGTCCGGGGGCCCGCATCCAGGCCCCGCCGAACCTGATCGCCGGCGAGTACGATCTGCTGCTGCGGGCCGGCATCGACGACTGGGGCGGGGTGTCCCCGCTGACCCCGGACCACGTCAACCCCGAGCGGCCCTGGCCGCAGCTCGACGAGCTGGCCGCGCACACCGCCCGGGCGGGCTTCACCCTGCGCGAGCGGCTGACGGTCTACCCGGAGTACGTCCGGGCCGGCGATCCGTGGCTCGACCATCGGCTGTTGCCGCACGTGACGGCGCTGGCGGATCCGCGGACCGGGCTCGCCGTCGAGTCGGCCCGCCCGGAGGGCCGACCCTGGCAGGAGCCCGACGAGACGTACGGCGGGCGGGTCGATCTGCACGCCACCATCGACACCACCGGTCGCACCGGCGACCGGCGGGGCGATTTCGACCACGTGTACGGCGACTGGTCGGTGGTCGCCGGTGCGGTTCCGGCCCCGGCCGGCGGAGGGCGGCCGTCGACCCCGGGAACCGGCGACGCCGACCTGCGGGCGGGGCTGCGGTTGGCGGCGTCCGACCCGGCGGCCCTGCTGGAGCCCCGGCACGCCGAAGCCGCGCTGGCGCTGTTCGGCGCGGCCGGGCCGGCCCTCGACGAGCTGTGCCGGGTCGCCGACGACCTGCGCCGGGACGCGGTGGGCGACGACGTGACCTACGTGGTCAATCGCAACATCAACTTCAGTAACGTCTGCTATGTCGGCTGCCGGTTCTGCGCCTTCGCCCAGCGTGAGCGCGACGCCGACGCCTACCGGCTGTCGGTGGAGCAGGTCGCCGACCGGGCGCAGGAGGCATGGGCGGCCGGGGCGACGGAGGTGTGTCTGCAGGGCGGCATCGACCCGAAGCTGCCGGTCACCGTCTATGCGGACATCGTGCGGGCGGTCAAGGCGCGGGTGCCCGGGATGCACGTGCACGCCTTCTCCCCGATGGAGATCGCGACGGCGGCGGCCAAGGCGGGCGTCGGCGTGCGGGAGTGGCTGGCCGGTCTGCGGGAGGCGGGGCTGGACACCATTCCCGGCACCGCCGCCGAGATCCTCGACGACGAGGTGCGTTGGGTGCTGACCAAGGGCAAACTGCCCACCGCCGCCTGGGTCGAGGTGGTGACCGCGGCCCACGAGCTGGGCATCCGGTCCAGCTCCACGATGATGTACGGCCACGTCGACCACCCCGGGCAGTGGCTGGCACACTTCCGGGTGCTGGCCGGGGTGCAGGACCGCACGGGCGGGTTCACCGAGTTCGTGGCGTTGCCGTTCGTGCACACGAACGCCCCGATCTACCTGGCGGGCATTGCCCGGCCCGGCCCCACCTGGCGGGAGAACCGGGTGGTGCACGCGATGGCCCGGGTGCTGCTGCACGGCCGAATCGACAACATTCAGTGTTCCTGGGTGAAGCTCGGCGACGAGGGCACGGTGGCGATGCTGCGGGGCGGCTGCAACGACCTCGGCGGCACCCTGATGGAGGAGACGATCTCCCGGATGGCCGGCTCGGGCAACGGGTCGGCGCGCACCGAGGAGCAGTTGCGGTCCATCGCGGTGGCGGCGGGGCGGCCGGCGCGGAGGCGGACGACCGCGTACGGCCACATTGGCGCGTAG
- a CDS encoding coenzyme F420-0:L-glutamate ligase, which yields MRLEILPVPGIGHVTEGDDLAVLIGTAAPWLRDGDVLVVTSKIVSKAEGRLVDVPADGPERLAARDEVLAAETARVVAARGATRIVQTHHGFVMAAAGIDASNVDKTRLVLLPEDPDASARALRAALRERYGVDVAVVVSDTMGRPWRNGLTDVALGVAGLPAIRDHRGEVDPYGNELQLTQMAVVDELAGAGELIKGKCDQVPVAVVRGYLNAPLTDDDTGARALIRDASMDLFSLGTAEARAAGLSAAATLPDGTGEAPADPAAVGRAITAVAGAVAPGTVFTHVTDAGVRAGLVATVPGWPADASGLVLCSPPTPVNPPDLVRFGGDVHRLRAALAAEHIPTVLLPPPTATTAAATLAL from the coding sequence GTGAGGCTGGAGATCCTGCCGGTGCCGGGCATCGGCCATGTGACCGAGGGCGACGACCTGGCGGTGCTGATCGGCACCGCCGCACCCTGGCTGCGCGACGGCGACGTGCTGGTGGTCACCAGCAAGATCGTGTCGAAGGCGGAGGGCCGGCTGGTGGACGTCCCCGCCGACGGGCCGGAGCGGCTGGCCGCGCGGGACGAGGTGTTGGCCGCCGAGACGGCCCGGGTGGTGGCCGCCCGGGGCGCGACCCGGATCGTGCAGACCCACCACGGCTTCGTGATGGCCGCCGCCGGCATCGACGCCTCGAACGTCGACAAGACCCGCCTGGTGCTGCTTCCGGAGGATCCGGACGCCTCCGCGCGGGCGCTGCGCGCCGCCCTGCGCGAGCGGTACGGCGTGGACGTCGCGGTGGTCGTCAGCGACACCATGGGCCGCCCCTGGCGCAACGGGCTCACCGACGTGGCCCTCGGCGTCGCGGGCCTGCCCGCCATCCGCGACCACCGGGGCGAGGTCGACCCGTACGGCAACGAGCTCCAGCTCACCCAGATGGCCGTCGTCGACGAACTGGCCGGGGCGGGCGAGCTGATCAAGGGCAAGTGCGACCAGGTGCCGGTGGCGGTGGTGCGCGGCTACCTCAACGCGCCCCTGACCGACGACGACACTGGTGCGCGGGCCCTGATCCGGGACGCCTCGATGGACCTGTTCTCGCTGGGCACCGCCGAGGCGAGGGCCGCCGGGCTGAGCGCCGCCGCGACCCTGCCCGACGGCACGGGCGAGGCCCCGGCCGACCCGGCGGCGGTCGGGCGGGCGATCACGGCGGTGGCCGGGGCCGTCGCGCCCGGTACGGTCTTCACCCACGTGACCGACGCCGGGGTACGCGCCGGCCTGGTCGCCACCGTGCCGGGCTGGCCGGCCGACGCGAGCGGACTGGTGCTCTGTTCACCGCCCACCCCGGTGAACCCGCCGGACCTGGTCCGCTTCGGTGGCGACGTGCACCGGCTGCGGGCCGCCCTGGCGGCGGAACACATCCCCACCGTCCTGCTGCCGCCCCCCACGGCCACCACCGCCGCCGCCACCCTCGCCCTGTGA
- a CDS encoding NUDIX hydrolase has product MPDTRTAPTTGPAPNTALHADAVALLRGWTPTSPAGGAARDRTLALLAAGPVAVTREHRAGHVTASALVLDPTGDRVLLCLHGKFHKWVQLGGHCEAVDRTLAAAALREATEESGIAGLRVDPDPIDVDVHPVACQGGSLHYDVRFAVVAPAGAVERVSAESQALGWFPPDRLPEPLAGGTARLVAPGLTALRRGPLRPAP; this is encoded by the coding sequence ATGCCCGACACCCGGACCGCCCCCACCACCGGCCCCGCCCCGAACACCGCACTGCACGCCGACGCGGTGGCCCTGCTGCGCGGATGGACGCCCACCAGCCCGGCCGGCGGCGCGGCCCGGGACCGCACCCTGGCCCTGCTGGCCGCCGGGCCGGTGGCCGTGACGAGGGAACACCGGGCCGGGCACGTCACCGCCAGCGCGCTCGTGCTCGATCCCACCGGCGACCGGGTGCTGCTCTGCCTGCACGGCAAGTTCCACAAGTGGGTGCAGCTCGGCGGGCACTGCGAGGCCGTCGACCGGACGCTGGCCGCCGCCGCCCTGCGGGAGGCGACCGAGGAGTCCGGCATCGCCGGCCTGCGGGTGGACCCGGACCCGATCGACGTGGACGTCCACCCGGTGGCCTGCCAGGGCGGCTCGCTGCACTACGACGTGCGGTTCGCCGTCGTCGCCCCGGCCGGCGCGGTCGAACGGGTCAGCGCCGAGTCGCAGGCGTTGGGCTGGTTCCCGCCGGACCGGCTGCCCGAGCCGCTGGCCGGCGGGACCGCCCGGCTCGTCGCGCCGGGGTTGACCGCCCTCAGACGAGGCCCTCTTCGCCCCGCTCCTTGA
- a CDS encoding Lrp/AsnC family transcriptional regulator, with product MTNRQQGSGGRRITVRESASHVLLDGVARQIIAQLQEDGRRPYAAIGKAVGLSEAAVRQRVQRLLDAGVMRIVAVTDPLRLGFSRQATIGLRTDGDPAAVADRLTELDEVDRVVITAGSFDLLAEVVCRDDAHLLELLQRLRAVRGVLSTETFVCLELRKQT from the coding sequence ATGACGAACCGGCAGCAGGGCAGCGGCGGACGGCGGATCACCGTGCGCGAGAGTGCCAGCCACGTCCTGCTCGACGGCGTGGCGCGACAGATCATCGCGCAGCTCCAGGAGGACGGTCGCCGCCCGTACGCGGCCATCGGCAAGGCCGTCGGATTGTCCGAGGCGGCCGTACGCCAGCGGGTGCAGCGACTGTTGGACGCGGGCGTGATGCGGATCGTGGCGGTGACCGACCCGCTCCGGTTGGGCTTCTCCCGGCAGGCGACGATCGGTCTGCGCACGGACGGTGACCCGGCGGCCGTCGCCGATCGCCTCACGGAACTCGATGAGGTCGACCGGGTGGTCATCACGGCCGGCTCGTTCGACCTGCTGGCCGAGGTGGTCTGCCGCGACGACGCCCACCTGCTGGAGCTTCTGCAACGGCTGCGCGCGGTGCGGGGGGTGCTGTCCACCGAGACGTTCGTCTGCCTGGAGCTGCGCAAGCAGACGTGA
- a CDS encoding Scr1 family TA system antitoxin-like transcriptional regulator produces the protein MAEAGETVESLAEKVRVDPKTAARWLAAGRIPHPRTRLAVADVLRRDAADLWPEAFRRRDLPWFRPWAELERDATGLRWYEPLLVPGLLQTEGYARAVLGTGGLVPPSEVDRIVAGRIERQTVLTRADPPQLVAVIDEVVLRRRVGDRSVMAEQLAHLAALAEWEHVQVRVIPAESPWHTGLAGPFVLGRLPDGTELAYLDNQLRGQVVTDPIDIANLGRRWESVTGEAFPRRRSIELIREVATTWT, from the coding sequence ATGGCCGAGGCAGGGGAGACGGTCGAGTCGCTGGCCGAGAAGGTCCGCGTCGACCCCAAGACAGCGGCGCGGTGGCTTGCCGCGGGGCGCATCCCGCACCCGCGTACCCGGCTCGCGGTCGCCGACGTCCTCAGGCGGGACGCCGCCGACCTCTGGCCCGAGGCGTTCCGCCGCCGCGACCTGCCCTGGTTCCGCCCCTGGGCCGAACTCGAACGGGATGCCACCGGCCTTCGGTGGTACGAGCCGCTGCTGGTGCCGGGCCTGCTCCAGACCGAGGGGTACGCCCGCGCGGTGCTGGGCACCGGCGGGCTGGTCCCGCCGTCCGAGGTGGACCGGATCGTCGCCGGCCGGATCGAGCGGCAGACGGTCCTGACCCGCGCCGATCCACCGCAGCTCGTGGCGGTGATCGACGAGGTGGTGCTGCGCCGGAGGGTCGGCGACCGCTCCGTGATGGCGGAACAGTTGGCCCACCTGGCGGCGCTCGCCGAGTGGGAACACGTGCAGGTCCGGGTGATCCCGGCCGAGAGCCCGTGGCACACCGGGCTGGCCGGGCCGTTCGTGCTGGGTCGGCTGCCCGACGGGACGGAACTGGCCTATCTCGACAACCAGCTTCGCGGTCAGGTCGTGACCGATCCCATCGACATCGCTAACCTGGGACGCAGGTGGGAGAGCGTCACCGGCGAGGCGTTCCCCCGACGCCGGTCGATCGAGCTGATCAGGGAAGTGGCCACGACATGGACATGA
- a CDS encoding DUF3499 domain-containing protein: MRSPRRCSRNGCPRQAVATLTYVYNESTAVVGPLAAFAEPHTYDLCEPHARSLTAPRGWDVVRHEGEFEPPPPTTDDLVALAEAVREAARPAPRPPQDDQGQPPAPPTSSRRGHLRVIPPTH; the protein is encoded by the coding sequence GTGAGGTCACCACGGCGCTGCTCCCGTAACGGCTGCCCCCGGCAAGCGGTCGCCACGTTGACCTATGTCTACAACGAGTCGACCGCGGTCGTGGGCCCGCTGGCCGCCTTCGCCGAGCCGCACACCTACGACCTCTGCGAGCCACACGCCCGCAGCCTCACCGCCCCGCGCGGTTGGGACGTGGTGCGCCACGAGGGCGAGTTCGAGCCGCCGCCGCCCACCACCGACGACCTGGTGGCGCTGGCCGAGGCCGTCCGGGAGGCCGCCCGCCCGGCCCCCCGCCCCCCGCAGGACGACCAGGGCCAGCCCCCGGCACCCCCCACCTCGTCCCGCCGGGGCCACCTGCGCGTCATCCCCCCGACCCACTGA
- a CDS encoding polyamine ABC transporter substrate-binding protein, with translation MRSNPRPLTRRGLLTGTLGSAALLTAAGTLAGCGIEGGRQTEADCVSRDLSGTEKTLAFSNWPQYVDVNDDWTKRPSLDEFTTRTGIKVTYTEDINDNNEFFGRVQNQLGACQGIDRDLIVLTDWLAARMIRLGWIQQLDPAKLPNVHANLLPSLQNRSFDPENRLAIPWQSGLTGLAYNGSVTKEIRTVDELLTRPDLRGKVTALSEMRDTMGLLLQSNGHDPANFTPAQFDDALTKLRRAVAAGQIRRFTGNDYAADLARGDIAACVGWSGDVIQLAKRNEKIRFVTPDSGGLLFSDNMMVPIRATHRANAEKLIDYYYEPPVAAQLAASVNYICPVQGAQAEMEKLDPGLAANPLIFPDEAMLSTSTVFMTLDEAAEREYERKFQQVIGA, from the coding sequence ATGCGTAGCAACCCCCGGCCCCTCACCCGGCGTGGGCTGCTCACCGGCACCCTCGGCTCGGCCGCCCTCCTCACCGCCGCCGGCACTCTCGCCGGGTGCGGCATCGAAGGCGGCCGGCAGACCGAGGCCGACTGCGTCAGCCGGGACCTGTCCGGCACGGAGAAGACCCTGGCGTTCTCCAACTGGCCCCAGTACGTGGACGTCAACGACGACTGGACGAAGCGGCCCAGCCTCGACGAGTTCACCACCCGGACCGGCATCAAGGTCACCTACACCGAGGACATCAACGACAACAACGAGTTCTTCGGCCGGGTGCAGAACCAGTTGGGCGCCTGTCAGGGCATCGACCGGGACCTCATCGTCCTCACCGACTGGTTGGCGGCCCGGATGATCCGCCTCGGCTGGATCCAGCAGCTCGACCCGGCGAAGCTGCCCAACGTCCACGCCAACCTGCTGCCCTCGCTGCAGAACCGCTCCTTCGACCCGGAGAACCGGCTCGCCATCCCCTGGCAGTCCGGCCTGACCGGCCTCGCGTACAACGGCAGCGTCACGAAGGAGATCCGCACCGTCGACGAACTGCTCACCCGGCCCGACCTCAGGGGAAAGGTGACGGCGCTGAGCGAGATGCGCGACACCATGGGCCTGCTGCTCCAGTCGAACGGACACGACCCGGCGAACTTCACCCCCGCCCAGTTCGACGACGCGCTCACCAAGCTCCGCCGGGCCGTCGCCGCCGGACAGATCCGCCGGTTCACCGGCAACGACTACGCCGCCGACCTGGCCAGGGGCGACATCGCGGCATGCGTCGGCTGGTCCGGCGACGTCATCCAGCTGGCGAAACGGAACGAGAAGATCCGATTCGTCACGCCGGACTCCGGGGGCCTCCTGTTCAGCGACAACATGATGGTGCCGATCAGGGCCACCCACCGGGCGAACGCCGAGAAGCTGATCGACTACTACTACGAACCCCCCGTCGCCGCGCAGCTCGCGGCCTCCGTCAACTACATCTGCCCCGTCCAGGGCGCGCAGGCCGAGATGGAGAAGCTCGACCCCGGCCTGGCCGCCAACCCGCTGATCTTCCCCGACGAGGCGATGCTGTCGACGTCGACGGTCTTCATGACCCTCGACGAAGCGGCCGAACGCGAGTACGAGCGCAAGTTCCAGCAGGTCATCGGGGCGTGA
- a CDS encoding mannose-1-phosphate guanylyltransferase yields MIYAVIPAGGSGTRLWPLSRAGHPKFLHPLTGTTASLLQATVTRLGPLTTPEHTLVVTGAAHAAAVARQLAGVPEENILVEPSPRDSCAAIALAAAVIARRDPQAVMGSFAADHLIGDPARWVEVVRGAVLGAEEGLLMTVGITPTRAETGYGYLQTGDPVAGGPLRPVAEFKEKPSADVAEAYLRSGRHLWNASMFVWRVDVFLAELARQQPALHAGVLAIAAAWGTDDQDDVLGTVWPTLPKISVDYAVMEGAATAGRVATVPGDFGWNDVGDFHTLGEVLPADGDGNVVLGGDATPGVLLRDSSGLVVVPQSGRLVATVGVRDLIVVDTPDAVLVCPRDRAQDVKKIVDELKERGEEGLV; encoded by the coding sequence GTGATCTACGCCGTCATTCCGGCGGGTGGCAGCGGCACAAGGTTGTGGCCGCTGTCCCGCGCCGGCCACCCCAAGTTCCTCCACCCGCTCACCGGGACCACCGCGTCGCTGCTCCAGGCGACCGTCACGCGGCTCGGGCCGCTGACCACACCGGAGCACACCCTCGTGGTCACCGGCGCCGCCCACGCCGCGGCGGTGGCCCGCCAACTGGCCGGCGTGCCGGAGGAGAACATCCTGGTGGAGCCGTCGCCACGGGACTCCTGCGCCGCCATCGCGCTGGCCGCCGCCGTGATCGCGCGACGCGACCCGCAGGCGGTGATGGGGTCGTTCGCCGCCGACCACCTGATCGGTGACCCGGCCCGCTGGGTGGAGGTGGTGCGCGGGGCGGTCCTCGGCGCCGAGGAGGGGCTGCTGATGACGGTCGGGATCACCCCCACCCGCGCCGAGACCGGCTACGGCTACCTCCAGACCGGCGACCCCGTGGCGGGTGGACCGCTGCGGCCGGTCGCCGAGTTCAAGGAGAAGCCCAGCGCCGACGTGGCCGAGGCGTACCTGCGCTCGGGGCGTCACCTGTGGAACGCGAGCATGTTCGTCTGGCGGGTGGACGTGTTCCTCGCCGAGCTGGCCCGGCAGCAGCCCGCGCTGCACGCCGGGGTGCTGGCGATCGCCGCCGCCTGGGGCACCGACGACCAGGACGACGTGCTCGGCACGGTCTGGCCGACGCTGCCGAAGATCTCCGTCGACTACGCGGTCATGGAGGGCGCGGCCACCGCCGGCCGGGTCGCCACGGTGCCCGGCGACTTCGGCTGGAACGACGTCGGCGACTTCCACACCCTCGGCGAGGTGCTGCCCGCCGACGGCGACGGCAACGTGGTGCTCGGCGGCGACGCCACTCCGGGCGTGCTGCTGCGCGACAGCTCGGGACTGGTGGTGGTGCCGCAGTCGGGTCGGCTGGTGGCGACCGTCGGCGTCCGGGACCTGATCGTGGTCGACACCCCGGACGCGGTGCTGGTCTGTCCCCGCGACCGTGCCCAGGACGTGAAGAAGATCGTCGACGAGCTCAAGGAGCGGGGCGAAGAGGGCCTCGTCTGA
- a CDS encoding WhiB family transcriptional regulator — MDGQLEVADLLGNAPEWQERALCSQTDPEAFFPEKGGSTREAKRICSRCEVKTECLEYALGHDERFGIWGGLSERERRKLKRRAA; from the coding sequence ATGGACGGCCAGCTTGAGGTGGCCGACCTGCTCGGAAACGCGCCGGAGTGGCAGGAGCGGGCACTGTGCTCGCAGACCGACCCGGAAGCGTTCTTTCCCGAGAAGGGCGGTTCCACCCGCGAGGCGAAGCGGATCTGTTCGCGCTGCGAGGTCAAGACCGAGTGCCTCGAATACGCTCTCGGCCACGACGAGCGGTTCGGAATCTGGGGTGGACTCTCCGAACGGGAGCGGCGCAAGCTCAAGCGGCGGGCCGCCTGA
- the cofD gene encoding 2-phospho-L-lactate transferase: MRIVVLTGGIGGARFLLGVRAYAREVDAEVTAVVNVGDDLYLHGLKVCPDLDSVMYTLGGGADPERGWGRADESWTVGQELAAYGVEPSWFGLGDRDVATHLVRTTMLTAGYRLSQVTRALAERWQPGVPLLPATDDRLETHAVADVDGERKAIHFQEWWVRYRAQVPTHRFVFVGAETAKPAPGVVEAITGADLVLIAPSNPVVSVAPILAVPGLREAVTDGPAPVVGVSPIIGGAPVRGMADRCLAVIDAECSAAGVGRLYGGRRAGGLLDGWLVDPQDAGTVVPEVTVRAVPLRMTDEATTAAMVRAAVELT, encoded by the coding sequence ATGCGCATCGTGGTTCTGACCGGCGGGATCGGGGGTGCCCGGTTCCTGCTCGGCGTCCGGGCGTACGCCCGCGAGGTGGACGCCGAGGTGACCGCCGTGGTCAACGTCGGCGACGACCTGTACCTGCACGGGCTCAAGGTCTGCCCGGACCTGGACAGCGTGATGTACACCCTGGGCGGCGGGGCCGACCCGGAGCGCGGCTGGGGGCGGGCCGACGAGAGCTGGACGGTCGGGCAGGAACTGGCTGCGTACGGCGTCGAGCCGAGTTGGTTCGGCCTGGGCGACAGGGACGTCGCCACCCATCTGGTCCGCACCACCATGCTGACCGCCGGCTACCGGCTCTCACAGGTCACCCGGGCGCTGGCCGAGCGCTGGCAACCCGGCGTACCGCTGCTGCCGGCCACCGACGACCGGCTGGAGACCCATGCGGTGGCCGACGTCGACGGCGAGCGGAAGGCCATCCACTTCCAGGAGTGGTGGGTACGGTACAGAGCGCAGGTTCCGACCCACCGGTTCGTCTTCGTCGGCGCGGAGACCGCGAAGCCCGCTCCCGGCGTGGTCGAGGCGATCACCGGGGCGGACCTGGTGCTGATCGCGCCGAGCAACCCGGTGGTCAGCGTCGCGCCGATCCTGGCCGTGCCCGGCCTGCGGGAGGCCGTCACCGACGGTCCGGCCCCCGTGGTCGGGGTGTCGCCGATCATCGGTGGCGCGCCGGTCCGCGGGATGGCGGACCGCTGCCTGGCGGTGATCGACGCGGAGTGCAGCGCGGCCGGCGTGGGCCGCCTCTACGGGGGCCGGCGGGCCGGTGGCCTGCTCGACGGCTGGCTGGTCGACCCGCAGGACGCGGGAACGGTGGTGCCGGAGGTGACGGTCCGCGCGGTTCCGCTGCGGATGACCGACGAGGCGACGACGGCGGCGATGGTCCGCGCCGCGGTGGAGCTGACGTGA